From Microcystis aeruginosa NIES-2549, a single genomic window includes:
- a CDS encoding SDR family oxidoreductase translates to MDLGLKDKVALITGSSAGIGFTIAEKLAEEGCHLIICGRNSQRLEQAYQSLAQAYPVQEILRLVADVHQAQDSEQLIQDSLNQYGKIDILVNNSEGANFADNLIENLSDEDWLNVFQGKLMGYIRLTNLVLPIMKKQHWGRIVNIIGTSGKEPSPRLVKSGVVNAALMNFTKSVARQTAPYNVLINSVNPGVIDTPRHREYLEIYAKKQGTTPDLIREGILKTIPMNRIGTTEEFANLVVFLASECASYITGITIPIDGGLSSSAF, encoded by the coding sequence ATGGATTTAGGATTAAAAGATAAAGTGGCTTTGATTACGGGAAGTAGTGCGGGAATTGGGTTTACCATTGCTGAAAAATTAGCAGAAGAAGGCTGTCACTTAATTATTTGTGGTCGCAATTCCCAACGCTTAGAACAAGCTTATCAATCTCTGGCTCAAGCTTATCCTGTCCAAGAAATTCTGCGTTTAGTGGCTGATGTCCATCAAGCTCAAGATTCTGAACAATTAATACAGGACTCTTTAAATCAATATGGCAAAATTGACATTTTAGTAAATAATTCTGAAGGAGCTAACTTTGCTGATAATTTAATTGAAAACCTTTCCGATGAAGATTGGTTAAACGTTTTTCAAGGAAAATTAATGGGTTATATTCGCTTAACCAATTTAGTGTTACCGATTATGAAAAAACAACATTGGGGAAGAATTGTTAATATCATTGGGACATCGGGAAAAGAGCCATCTCCTCGTTTAGTTAAATCGGGTGTTGTCAATGCAGCTTTAATGAATTTTACCAAATCAGTAGCTAGACAAACCGCCCCCTATAATGTTTTAATTAATAGTGTTAACCCCGGCGTTATTGATACCCCTAGACATCGAGAATATTTAGAAATTTATGCCAAAAAGCAAGGAACAACCCCAGATTTAATCCGAGAAGGAATTCTAAAAACAATTCCCATGAATCGAATTGGTACGACTGAAGAATTTGCTAATCTCGTTGTATTTTTAGCTTCAGAATGTGCGAGTTATATAACGGGAATTACTATTCCCATCGATGGTGGTTTATCCTCGTCAGCATTTTAA